TGAAATGACAAAATtatgatttatttttaaaaattagatagtattatttgaaaaattgtaGTTACATTTACCTTCAGAAGCAAAATCTTTTTCTGGTCTTATGTATCCTGTGAATATTGCTTTAATTTGTTTCCCATAAAAATCATTTTCAAATTTGTGCAGCAAATGTATTTCCTATAATAatagaaataaatttttgtatattttaCTAAATTTTAAACAATCATTATATAAAACTGACTCATACAactgtttttttttcatttttataaaaTGGGTTCCAACCAACACTTGCAACCATTTTATAAACTTGTGTGTCTATGCAAGCCCATCCATAATAAACTCCAGTTTTAAAATCGGTAGGCAAACTGTCTACTACCTTATCCTCAAGATTTGCTgtaagaaaaaaaattattttgtaaTTACTTATTCATACATTCTTGCCAATGAGTGTTTATAAAAATAAATCAATTAATATTTTCTACATAGTTACATATAAAATTCTAGTCCACCTATGCAgcattaaaataattttaaattcCTTTTTTATTTAGCGCACATATGATTTTTTACTTTACTAAATAAGACCGAATCCGTCTGATAATACCTGTAGGTGTTCCTAATGCTTTAGAACCTCTGCCAAAACCCTTAACCACCAAACCAGATAAAAAAAACGGCAAGCCTTTAGTACTCATAGCGTATCTTAGTAACGCGTCAGACTCGTAACTACAGATATTACGTAGTGCAACATGATCCAAAGTTGTCTCCCAGAGGATGAACGTTGTCCCTACTATCGTCCACCGTTAACATGATACAAAACCGCGGCCGATATGAACATAGTGCAAAACCAATATGAATGCTTTTCTAGGCTAATTTGTCATGGTCGCTTCCATTGAGTCGCTTCGGTTTCCTTAACAACAAAGGCGCATTGCGCGAATCAAGAAATAGGAGGGATAACAGACACATAAGGGGCCCCTACGCTGAATAGGCTTAATTTGTTTCACAATGATATATGTAGTCTTGAAAAAAAGATAAAGAGATATGTGACGTGGCACATTTACACTGAACGATATAaatgaattcttcttaaataatACTATATACAGTTCAATTTTTTGATTCAatctgtaaaataaatattatgtagTTTCCCAATATACTTGCAAAAAGTTTCTTATCAATTACAAAGTCCTTGTTTTCTTAACGATTACAAACCTGTCATAAGTTATGGGTTATCTATGTATAATTTTTTGCTTTACATATAACTTATCTAGTATTAGCATTTATATCTCTTAAGTCAAGGATAAGTCAGTTAGCAACAGAAAAATTGTGAAAAGAGATGTATATAGTTACATTTTTACTTATAACTGTATCTTCAATTGCTTTTTACTCTTAACCATCATATTTTAGTACTTAATTTATTCTTAGATGAAATATTCTATTGTCTATTTTTTGCTTTGTATAATTACCACCTTTAATCATTTAAACTAAAAATTATAACGTGTATTTAATGTTACTGTTAACAATTTTATACCTAGAGTACAAAAGAAAGTATACagtaattatataatttttagtCAGTAATTGAACTATGTATTTATTAATATCCACCACCTTTTATAAAAAGAATTTAGTTCTTAAAGAATTTCAGAAAATTTCTGGTATAAGAATAAAtactttacattattattatttggCAAGTTTATTAATATTGCTAATTACTTTTGATAAACTAAGGATTAGAAAAATAGGAAATTATCTTTTTGTATATGAAATATAATTTAACGAGGGCACAT
This sequence is a window from Xylocopa sonorina isolate GNS202 chromosome 6, iyXylSono1_principal, whole genome shotgun sequence. Protein-coding genes within it:
- the Rfk gene encoding riboflavin kinase; translated protein: MSTKGLPFFLSGLVVKGFGRGSKALGTPTANLEDKVVDSLPTDFKTGVYYGWACIDTQVYKMVASVGWNPFYKNEKKTVEIHLLHKFENDFYGKQIKAIFTGYIRPEKDFASEVELIKAIKHDIEFAKEQLQQPNMIVYKDNQFFIGQ